One Sagittula stellata E-37 genomic window carries:
- a CDS encoding NAD(P)H-quinone oxidoreductase, with translation MADMRAIEISEAGGPEVLKPCTRPVPEPGAGKVVLKVAYAGVNRPDALQRAGRYAPPPGASDLPGLEASGEVVAVGAGVDWPAVGDRVCALLPGGGYAEYVATPAAHCLPVPEGMGMKEAACLPETFYTVWSNVFMRGGLQAGERFLIHGGSSGIGTTAIQLAKHFGARVFATAGSAEKCAACEALGAERAINYRDEDFVKVMKEEGGANLILDMVGGDYIPRNVKTLAEDGRLVQIAFLQGPQVELNFAQVMVKRLTITGSTLRPQSDLAKARIADELKAKVWPLLDAGKVAPVMDSEFALDDASGAHARMESSGHIGKIVLKVG, from the coding sequence ATGGCCGACATGCGCGCGATCGAGATCAGCGAGGCCGGCGGGCCGGAGGTGCTGAAGCCCTGCACGCGGCCCGTGCCGGAGCCGGGCGCCGGCAAGGTTGTCCTGAAGGTGGCCTATGCGGGTGTGAATCGGCCCGACGCTCTGCAGCGGGCGGGCCGCTACGCGCCGCCGCCGGGTGCGTCGGACCTGCCGGGGCTTGAGGCCTCGGGCGAGGTGGTGGCCGTGGGGGCGGGCGTGGACTGGCCCGCGGTGGGCGACCGGGTCTGTGCCCTGTTGCCCGGGGGCGGCTACGCGGAATACGTCGCGACGCCTGCCGCGCATTGCCTGCCGGTGCCGGAGGGCATGGGGATGAAGGAGGCGGCCTGCCTGCCGGAGACCTTCTACACCGTCTGGTCCAACGTCTTCATGCGCGGCGGACTGCAGGCGGGGGAGCGGTTCCTGATCCATGGCGGGTCGTCCGGGATCGGCACGACCGCGATCCAGTTGGCGAAACACTTCGGGGCGCGGGTCTTTGCCACCGCCGGGTCGGCGGAGAAATGCGCGGCCTGTGAAGCGCTTGGTGCGGAGCGGGCGATCAACTACCGCGACGAGGATTTCGTCAAGGTGATGAAGGAAGAGGGCGGCGCGAACCTGATCCTCGACATGGTGGGCGGCGACTACATCCCGCGCAACGTCAAGACGCTGGCGGAGGACGGGCGGCTGGTCCAGATCGCCTTCCTGCAGGGACCGCAGGTGGAGCTGAACTTTGCGCAGGTCATGGTGAAGCGGCTGACGATCACCGGCAGCACGCTGCGCCCGCAGAGCGACCTTGCCAAGGCGCGCATTGCGGACGAGCTGAAAGCGAAGGTCTGGCCGCTGCTCGATGCGGGCAAGGTCGCGCCGGTGATGGATTCGGAGTTCGCTTTGGACGATGCCTCGGGCGCGCACGCCCGCATGGAAAGCTCCGGTCATATCGGGAAGATCGTGCTGAAGGTGGGCTGA
- a CDS encoding COQ9 family protein, whose translation MPDTADRLLDAALSHVPFDGWSETTFRAAVQDAGVDRTVARALFPRGAVDLAVAYHRRGDALMLERIGAAEMDGMRFRDKVAFAVRARIEAAEDREAVRRGTTLFALPLYAAEGAKLIWGTADAIWRALGDTSEDVNWYTKRATLSGVYSSTVLFWLGDDSPGHEATWAFLDRRIEDVMRIEKMKAGVRDSKVLSALAAGPVRILDMVKAPKRDDLPGGSTTRG comes from the coding sequence ATGCCCGACACCGCAGACCGGCTGCTGGATGCAGCCCTGAGCCACGTGCCCTTCGACGGCTGGTCGGAGACCACGTTCCGTGCGGCGGTGCAGGATGCGGGGGTCGACCGTACGGTGGCGCGCGCGCTGTTCCCGCGGGGCGCCGTGGACCTGGCCGTGGCCTATCACCGGCGGGGCGATGCGCTGATGCTGGAGCGGATCGGCGCGGCGGAGATGGACGGGATGCGGTTCCGTGACAAGGTGGCCTTTGCGGTGCGCGCCCGCATCGAGGCGGCGGAGGACCGGGAGGCGGTGCGCCGCGGCACCACGCTGTTCGCGCTGCCCCTGTATGCCGCCGAGGGCGCCAAGCTGATCTGGGGCACGGCGGACGCGATCTGGCGGGCGTTGGGCGATACCTCGGAGGATGTGAACTGGTACACCAAGCGGGCGACCCTGTCGGGGGTCTATTCCTCGACCGTGCTGTTCTGGCTGGGCGACGATTCGCCGGGGCACGAAGCGACCTGGGCCTTTCTCGACCGCCGCATCGAGGATGTGATGCGGATCGAGAAGATGAAGGCGGGGGTGCGGGACAGCAAGGTGCTGAGCGCGCTGGCCGCCGGTCCGGTGCGGATCCTCGACATGGTGAAGGCGCCGAAGCGCGACGATTTGCCGGGGGGCTCGACCACCCGGGGCTGA
- the rpsU gene encoding 30S ribosomal protein S21, whose product MQVSVRDNNVDQALRALKKKLQREGVFREMKLKQHFEKPSEKKAREKAEAIRRARKLARKKAQREGLL is encoded by the coding sequence ATGCAGGTCAGTGTTCGTGACAACAATGTCGATCAGGCGCTCCGCGCCCTGAAGAAAAAGCTGCAGCGCGAAGGCGTGTTCCGCGAAATGAAGCTCAAGCAACATTTCGAGAAGCCGTCCGAGAAGAAGGCCCGTGAAAAGGCCGAGGCAATCCGCCGCGCCCGCAAGCTGGCTCGTAAAAAGGCTCAGCGCGAAGGTCTCCTCTGA
- a CDS encoding D-alanyl-D-alanine carboxypeptidase family protein, which translates to MAVKAAPYAAMVMDARTGKVLHAQNADTRLHPASLTKMMTLYIVFEAVQNGELTMDTLVTVSKNAAAEPPSKLGLREGQKIKLRYLVRAAAVKSANDAATAIGEAVEGSEAAFARRMNRTAKAIGMTRTTFKNAHGLTAEGHLSTARDMTILGRHVIYDYPEYYNLFSRVTADAGVRTVSHTNRRLLQSYKGADGIKTGYTRAAGFNLVASAERGRERVIATVFGGQSTASRNAKVAELLDLGFRESPTRVAFLAPGKPPYLGRGAGSGGIVVANTSDPAPGTRAKSIRVASAAVSRSLRPQARAGSVAPAVPADDVAPLVAQLEEDIETVLKEVQSTSSAAAAAPVVVAASAAAPSASAKPIRRPQGVTLASAALRDTPTPAREAEVVTRLSTNDARHWGINVGRFQSRYAAEKILLKTALAETATLDGSLRKVVQGNRGFDANFMGLTRDTAELACKRLQARQVNCFMIGPS; encoded by the coding sequence ATGGCAGTGAAAGCCGCGCCCTATGCAGCCATGGTCATGGACGCGCGCACCGGCAAGGTGCTGCACGCGCAAAACGCGGACACCCGGCTTCACCCGGCTTCGCTGACCAAGATGATGACCCTTTATATTGTCTTCGAGGCGGTACAGAACGGCGAGCTGACGATGGATACGCTCGTTACCGTGTCGAAGAATGCGGCGGCGGAACCGCCGTCGAAGCTGGGCCTGCGCGAGGGGCAGAAGATCAAGCTGCGCTATCTCGTCCGTGCGGCGGCGGTGAAGTCGGCGAACGACGCGGCCACCGCGATCGGCGAGGCGGTGGAAGGGTCGGAGGCGGCCTTTGCCCGTCGCATGAACCGCACCGCCAAGGCCATCGGCATGACCCGGACCACCTTCAAGAATGCGCACGGGCTGACGGCGGAGGGGCACCTGTCCACCGCACGCGACATGACCATTCTGGGGCGCCACGTGATCTACGACTACCCGGAGTACTACAACCTGTTCTCGCGCGTGACGGCGGACGCGGGCGTGCGCACCGTGTCGCACACCAACCGCCGCCTGCTGCAGAGCTACAAGGGCGCGGACGGCATCAAGACCGGCTACACCCGGGCTGCGGGTTTCAACCTGGTCGCCTCGGCGGAGCGCGGACGGGAGCGGGTGATCGCCACGGTCTTCGGCGGCCAGTCGACCGCGTCGCGCAATGCCAAGGTGGCGGAACTGCTGGACCTGGGCTTCCGCGAATCGCCGACCCGCGTGGCCTTTTTGGCCCCTGGAAAGCCGCCCTACCTGGGCCGCGGCGCGGGGAGCGGCGGCATCGTGGTCGCCAACACCTCCGATCCGGCGCCGGGCACCCGGGCGAAGTCGATCCGCGTGGCCAGCGCCGCCGTGTCGCGCAGCCTGCGACCGCAGGCGCGGGCGGGATCGGTGGCGCCGGCGGTGCCAGCGGACGATGTCGCGCCGCTGGTGGCGCAGCTCGAGGAAGACATCGAAACGGTGCTGAAGGAAGTGCAGTCCACGTCCTCGGCCGCGGCGGCAGCGCCGGTTGTGGTCGCAGCTTCTGCCGCGGCGCCCTCGGCGTCGGCCAAGCCGATCCGCAGGCCGCAGGGTGTGACACTGGCAAGCGCCGCGCTGCGCGACACGCCGACACCGGCGCGCGAGGCGGAGGTCGTCACGCGGCTGTCGACCAACGACGCACGGCACTGGGGCATCAACGTCGGACGGTTCCAGAGCCGCTATGCCGCGGAGAAGATCCTGCTGAAGACGGCCCTCGCCGAGACCGCGACGCTGGACGGATCGCTGCGCAAGGTGGTGCAGGGCAACCGTGGGTTCGACGCGAACTTCATGGGATTGACGCGGGATACGGCGGAACTGGCCTGCAAACGGCTGCAGGCCCGGCAGGTGAACTGCTTCATGATCGGGCCCAGCTGA
- a CDS encoding alpha-D-ribose 1-methylphosphonate 5-triphosphate diphosphatase has product MSLEMTWTGARVMTPAGWDSGAVAVAGGVIADAPVGRRVDLSGYDVLPGIVDAHGDGFERHMAPRRGALRERDAGMVAVAAELAACGITTAMLAQFWSWEGGMRGPEFAEEVFASVAAVAGTVPVDLRLQLRLETHFLESFARAEAAVDRWGIGYVVLNDHLPHDRLAEGRRPPRLTGQALKSGRNPEAHFALMLGLHAAAAEVPAALDGLCARLAARGVAMGSHDDRSAAQRAGWRARGVRISEFPETLEAAQAARDGGDTVVLGAPNVVRGASHAGNVAAQAVIAEGLCDALASDYHYPSPARAAWRCVELGLLDEAGAWRLVSEGPARLLGLEDRGAIVPGQRADLLVMERETRRIVATVAAGQIAWLSGPVAARFMAG; this is encoded by the coding sequence ATGAGCCTCGAGATGACATGGACGGGCGCGCGCGTGATGACGCCCGCGGGATGGGACAGCGGCGCCGTGGCCGTGGCGGGCGGCGTGATCGCCGATGCCCCGGTGGGGCGGCGCGTGGACCTGTCGGGATACGACGTGCTGCCGGGGATCGTGGACGCCCATGGCGACGGGTTCGAGCGGCACATGGCGCCCCGGCGCGGTGCGTTGAGAGAGCGGGACGCGGGCATGGTGGCCGTCGCGGCAGAGCTTGCGGCCTGCGGGATCACCACGGCGATGCTGGCGCAGTTCTGGTCCTGGGAGGGCGGAATGCGCGGGCCGGAATTCGCGGAAGAGGTCTTTGCCTCCGTCGCCGCGGTGGCGGGCACGGTGCCTGTGGACCTGCGGCTGCAGTTGCGGCTGGAGACGCACTTCCTTGAGAGTTTCGCGCGGGCCGAGGCGGCGGTGGATCGCTGGGGCATCGGGTATGTCGTCCTGAACGATCACCTGCCGCACGACCGCCTGGCGGAGGGGCGCAGGCCGCCACGGCTGACCGGGCAGGCGCTGAAATCGGGCCGCAACCCGGAGGCGCATTTCGCGCTGATGCTGGGGCTGCACGCGGCGGCGGCAGAGGTGCCGGCGGCGCTGGACGGGCTGTGCGCGCGGTTGGCGGCACGGGGCGTGGCGATGGGCAGCCATGACGACCGGTCGGCGGCGCAGCGGGCCGGATGGCGTGCGCGGGGCGTGCGGATCTCGGAATTTCCGGAGACGCTGGAGGCCGCGCAGGCGGCGCGCGACGGCGGTGACACGGTGGTGCTGGGCGCGCCGAACGTGGTGCGCGGCGCCTCGCACGCGGGCAACGTCGCGGCGCAGGCGGTGATCGCCGAGGGGTTGTGCGATGCGCTGGCGTCGGACTACCACTATCCCTCGCCCGCGCGGGCGGCGTGGCGCTGTGTGGAACTGGGGCTGCTGGACGAGGCCGGGGCATGGCGGCTTGTGTCCGAAGGGCCGGCGCGGCTGTTGGGGCTTGAGGACCGGGGCGCGATCGTGCCCGGGCAAAGGGCCGATCTGCTGGTCATGGAGCGGGAGACACGCCGGATCGTGGCCACCGTCGCGGCAGGCCAGATCGCATGGCTGAGCGGGCCGGTGGCGGCGCGCTTCATGGCGGGGTGA
- a CDS encoding NUDIX domain-containing protein — protein MTSPRLACRAIIMQDDRLLLVNAWPGRASTLWCAPGGGVECGASLPDNLAREVHEETGLTVAVGPPCLVNEYHDPDTGFHQVEVFFRCTVTAGEISDDWQDPEGIVHTRRFFTQAELAYLHMKPDSLRTLPWQDGLTYDPLELLAK, from the coding sequence ATGACCTCCCCACGCCTCGCCTGCCGCGCCATCATCATGCAAGACGACCGCCTGCTCCTGGTGAACGCCTGGCCGGGCCGCGCCTCCACGCTCTGGTGCGCGCCGGGCGGTGGTGTCGAGTGCGGCGCCTCCCTGCCCGATAACCTCGCCCGCGAAGTGCACGAGGAAACCGGCCTGACCGTCGCCGTGGGCCCCCCCTGCCTGGTGAACGAATACCACGACCCCGACACCGGCTTTCATCAGGTAGAGGTGTTCTTCCGCTGCACCGTCACCGCCGGCGAGATCAGCGACGACTGGCAGGACCCCGAAGGCATCGTCCACACCCGGCGCTTCTTCACGCAGGCAGAACTCGCCTATCTGCACATGAAGCCCGACAGCCTCCGAACCCTGCCCTGGCAGGACGGCCTGACCTACGATCCGCTGGAACTCCTGGCGAAATAG